The following is a genomic window from Neofelis nebulosa isolate mNeoNeb1 chromosome 12, mNeoNeb1.pri, whole genome shotgun sequence.
AGGCAGGGGCTATTTAGAGAGGCCCTGGTAGGTAGgacaagaaattaaattttttattaagctCTCAGGAATCTGAAATTGTAAGCAGTTAACTAACAAAATCCCTTTGGTGGCAGTGAATAGAATGTATTAAAAGAAAGGGAGTTGGAGGCAAGAGGCTAGTTTATGGGCTAATGCAATAATCTGTTCAAGAGGTACcaatctttttcttgtttttatgtttatttaattttgagaaagagagaaagggaaagatagtgtgtaagtgggggagagaggcagagagagagacacacacagaatccgaagcaggctctaggctctgagctgtcagcacacagcctgatgcagggcttaaacccacaaactgcgagatcatgacctgagtcaaagttggatgcttaaccaactgagccacccaggagccacaagAGGTTCTGAGTCTTAAGTATAGTAATTCagttatacaaatatttaaaggcATATAATATATACCTGattctgtgctaagtgctggagaaatcaaatgaaaaaatatatagttaccATCCTCATGGAGACCAGTCTGGTTAGAGAAATAACATAAAGAATGACTAGAGTACAGTCATTTGATAAATTGATCGTAAACTGTGCATACAGTTGACAAATTCAACAGAAGTGCAGCACAGTGCATACATGGCAGCACAGAGAGGTGTACTTAATTCTGAAGAGAAGGTCCTTGAGATCTTAATGGTTATTTGAGATTGGCCAGGTGTGAGTTATTTATGTGGTCTTCAAAAGGAGATGCCGAAGATTTTGGAGCTCTTAGAGAAGATAATAGGTATGATGACGATAGCAAtcaacatttatattatatttagtaCATGCTAACCAGTGTCCTAAGtgctttacacatattaactcaGTTAGTACTCACAGTAACCCTAAGAAGTAAGTGCTATTATTACTGCCATTGggtaaaaaagaaacaggcatgGAAAGGTTATATAATTCACCCATGGTCACAAGGCTTCTAAGTGGTGGAACCAGGACTTTTGCTTAGGCAGTTAGGCTTCAATTGCTTCTCTTAGGTAGAGATAAAGATCTGGGACTCATCACAGTGGTAGGTGATGACCTGACTGCAGATAAGGTTCGCCAAAGAAAGCATGTAGATGGAGAGGAAAGCAATACAAGTAAGCAATAAAGAGCTTCAAATACATAAAGAGAGGTGAAATAAAATAAGGTCCAAGTGTCTATTCCATTTGACAATTAGGCTATTAAAGTAGAATGCTAAACAATTTAAGGGGAAGGGTAGAGGCAAGAAAAGGGGCTTAGAGATAATGGTAGGGAAAGTAAACAATATACATTAACTACTCTTACAAAAACTTGGCTGTAAGTGAACAAGGAGCAGGTTACAGGCTCTCTCAAAGGAcagccactccccccccccccccaaccggcCCTACTTTCCCCAACTGGAAGAGTCATAAACATACCCATCACCAAAATAAAGGTACCAGAGGAGAAGGAATAGAGACTGAAgttgtaaggggaaaaaaaaaaaaaaaaaaaaaagatgacagatAAGTTCTTGGAGAAGTGAGGAAAAAGGAGCAGACCTAAGCGTACACACAAGGGGCAGAAAGTTAGAGTTCATATTCAGTGGCCTCTATCTTCTCTGTGAAGCAGAAAGTGAGGTCTACTACTGAGTGATGGACCCaaggaaaacttttttaagtttttggaaTGGTCActaaagggaagaagagaatgagCAAATCAATGATAAAAAATTGGCTGAGATGTAAAAACCCACTGGAGACTATTAGAAAAGCCATGCATATATCCAGGGCATTAATCCTTTCAGTTAAACAATTTCCCCTGCTGTGCTTGGCAACTCAGGAGAAAAAGCTGATTTTATAACCAATACAGAATATGAAGTTTGCAGAATGGGTAGAGCACAATGACAAGGTGGCAAGAGAGCATGCTGGTGATAATTCATATGTAGGTCCATGGAATAGATGAAGAGGTGAAGTTAGAAGAGGACTGATAATctgggaggaaaaaggagaaatcaaggaacaagTAGCACGACTGGGAATAAGCTGGTTTGGGAGGAAATGAGTAGCAGATGTAGAAGCGTAAGAAATTGTAGTAAGCTCTACATGGGCAGAGATCATGTCTGTTTTGGTCACCCCTGTTTAGTTATGGTCTAAGATAAAAACAATGGCTGAAGAATTTTCAAAGACTAAGATACTGGGGCTTACGATTTGCCTGCCTTGACAAAATTGAGGGTTGATCACTGATGTGACTTgctgaacaaaaaaggaaagcaaggttCCTGAAGACAACATGGTCAGGATATAGCAAGGCTTAAATAATGGCTGCATCATTGATGGCATAGGTTAGCATAGAGAGATTCTGAAATGTGACAAAATCTACGTGTGACAGACCAAACAATGTTGGCAGATGACAGCAGAAGAGAACTGGGTGGGTAGAGCAAGACTGCTGAAGCCTCCAAAGGGAGATTTTGTTTGAAGGGTTAAAACTAACGCTTTGGGAACAATACTGAAAAGCCAGGAGAATAGTAACTTCTCCCTTCCAGCCTTGAGACAAAGGATAGGGAAAAAGGAGGATGTGGGAGAGTAAGCAGCCTCTGCCAGAGAAGTGGTGTCCTTGGGAAAGTGCCAGTTTTCAGTTAAGGCCAGGAGGGGTAAGGAACATTATGTGAAGAAGAACAGGGGCTCCAGAAGGCAGAGTGAAAAGGGGTGGGAGGAAAGCAGTGGGAGGATGAGCCAGGAGGGAAAGTGCAGAGCAGTATGGGAATGAGATTATGAACATAAGAAGCCAGAAAGGCTTGTATTTTGGTTTTTGCAAGGACACTACAGATGAGAGTCATGGAAACAATTAATGGCCGAAATGTTTGAATCTCAACTTTGGAACAAAGCAGTTTTGGTACTCGTGGTGGTTCAAGTGTTCTCAGGGTCTGATTTCTTATAGCTTCTTAGATATTTTAATCAGAGGAACAAAAGATTCTTACCCAGTGAGACCAGGTTTCCATAATTCTCCATCATGACATCTTTATACAGGCTTCTCTGAGCTGGATCCAGATAATCCCACTCCTCCTGGGTAAAAAACACAGCCACATCCTCAAATGTCAGCAACCCCTGAAATAGTACGATTTCTGTAGTCAGTTCTTGTTGTCTCAAGGACAATCCTACCACTGAAAGTAGCCGAAGCAATCACTTTTCAGAGCCGGGTAGTCTAGGAGGAACATGATTACCCAGAGATCCAAATGGGGCCCAATTCTGTATCAGACAAGCACCTCCAACTAGAGGGCAACTGAACTGGATCCTGGTCGTCAGTAGTGATGGTCCTAAGGATAGAGCTTTTCTGGCTGAATCATTATACCCTAACACTTTTATTTTAGTAAGTTGCCCCAAGGCCTCCCCAAGTTTCCTGCACCTCATTGCCCGGCTCCATCCAACTCTATTAGCAGTGGCTTGAGACCCTGTTCAATTCAATTGCAGGAAGTTCTCTAAGCGTCTACCTGGGGTCCTAGCTTCGTGACAGGCGCACAAGACACAGGGAAGAGTCAAAAATGGTGCCTCATCTGGAAGAACTCACAAATGAGAGCGCTTGTTTGCAGCATTACTAATTTTCTTCAGCTAATTTATCAAGTCGCTCTTGACGGGCCAAGTGGGCGATTTGGTCGCGAGGCGCAATCCGGACCACTACGGAGTACTTCCTTGCACAGCGCTGGCCTTAAAGACCACGGTcgtggggttgggggcggggggggggcagggtgggtagCGTGGCCTAGCTCCAGTAGTGGCCAGAGAACAGCGATACCCAGAGGGGCGACTTACCTTTGGCTCCGGCGGGGGGCTCGGGGAGGCCATCTCCAGGACAGAAAATCAGGACGGGAACCCGGGAAAGCCGCAAGGAAAGGAGCTTCTCGTGAGGCCTACCCGGCCGTTGGAAATTAGGCCCCACGAAGGCGAGGCCTCCAGGCTGGGTCTGGCCAGGTCCTGCCTCGGTCCCAGAGCGGTCACGACCCCAGCAGCATATCAGACCCACTACTTGGTTGTCCCCCAACTCCAAATTCCCTCCCCACCTAGCTGCGCAGCCTTCCAGGCCTCACTAGAGCCTCCTCCCAGTTGCCAGTTCCTCCTCCTTTCAGCCAAGGAGCGCTATGACCGCCCGCCCCCGGACCAGAAGGCGTCACCCGGAACCTTCCCGGGACGCCCCCCAACTACAACTCCCGTCGTGCTCTGAGAGCGCGCCTCGGTCCAGCCTCCGCCGGCAAGACCCATCGGACTACATTTCCCGGCGTGCAAAGCGGGAGGGAGCCTCTGGGGAAGCTTAACAGGAAAAAGGGAACACCTATCACTAAGCTTACACTTGATTGGCTGGTCTTGGCGCGTCACTGCCGGCTGGGGGCAGAGCCCCAGCCGGTAGCTCTCCTCCGAGATGGCGGCGCTGTCAGTGTCTGGCGTTACCAGAAGAGGCCTCACGTGGATAGTCTTAGGGGCACCACGCAGAGAATTTTGGTCTCGATTCAGGTAAAGCGGAAGGTTAGATGGTGGGTCTCGTTCAGCGAAAGTGAGAGAAACTGAGGAGGATGAAAGGACGAATTCAAAAGTGGGAGTTCTGCTATTAGGACGATACCCTGGCCCTGCGCCTGACTTGGGATAGGACGAGAAAGTACGTTAGGTTCTGAGTTCAGAGGCTTCAGCGCGGGTGTCCTTGAGTGGTGGGGCCCAgtcttggcctcagttttctcatcttatAACGGAAATGCCGCCCCCTTTCCCTTCGACTTCACTCGTTAGTGTAGTAAGCAAACAGTACTGACCATGTGTTCCAGGCACCGACTGTGGTATGAGGATACAAGTGGTTCGTTTGGAACGAGTAACATGGAACGTGAACGTGAAAGTGCTCCGTAAACTAAGTGCATTTGCGCGGGGTATTTCTTCACAAGCTAGATTCAGAAATGAAGCGTGGCCTCCTCGTTTTGTTCGTTTGtccattcattgattcatcaaCAGATAGTTACTAAACGCCCTCTCTGGCCCAGCATTTCCCTAAGTAGGTTACAGCAGTGGAAGCAAAGTCCCTTCTCAGAGCTTAAGTGCTCTGGCATATGGGGAAACGGTGGCCCCATAGGAAGTATTTTGCTGAAAGCAAGTTAATGGCACAGCTGGAACCCGTCTTTGACTCTCCATCTACTGCTTttccccaacacggggctcaaacccacaaactgcgagatcatgacctgagccgaagtcggacgctcaaccgactgagccacccaggcgtccctcttttcttttctcttttcttttctcttttcttttctcttttcttttcttttcttttcttttcttcttttcttttcttttcttttctttctcttccttccttcctccctctccccctccctccctccccttccttccttctgtacttcgtccttcctcccccccacacacatcatTCATTTCTGGTGCCTCCCAATTTTTGTAGTGATGACCAATCCCAGTCAGATACCAGCTCCATGGAAAACAAgagtgaataatatttcattaagcACTGAAATAGTGTATTAGGCAGATTTCCTCACGTTGGCCCATGTACTCAGTAGTAGTTATCCAAGCAGTTTTCAAAGGACCCCAAATCAATAAAACAGGTTTCTGTATTCAGGAGTTTATAATCTGGTATAGTGGTTCTTAACCAGAGATAATTTTGCCTATCAGGGGGCGTTTGGCAATGTCCTTTGGTTATGACTGGAGCATAGGAGTGCTCCTCGCATTTACCCTGCcctgggtagaggccagggatgctgctgagcATCTTACAGTTACAGGATAGCctcctacaacaaagaattatctggtccaaaatgtcaagTGTTTGGGCTGAGAAACCGTGATCTAGTAAGAGaaatagaatgtaaataaataaaactctggTACGATGAAGTGTGCCGTGAAAGCAATATAAAGCGCTATACTAGATCAGAGGAATTTATAGTTATATTTGGAGAAATCAAGTAAAACTCCTTGGAAGAGAACAGTTCTGTTCTAGGACTTAAAGTAAGATTTCAATAGGCAAAGATGAAATTGGCATCTCCTGTAGGATGTAACTTGAGGTAACACATGGCCTCAGGAAAGTGGGAAACAGAATGTAGTAGTTTAGTGTGGGTAGGGCATGGAGTGTTTATAGTAGATTTGTAGGACATGAGGTTACAGCGGTTGGTTGGGTTTGGAAACTGGGAATCCCAGACAGGCGATTTACCTCTTTACGTGTTCTTAGGAATTCTTACAGCATGTGAAATCTGTAAgcagcttttcttttctgtctgtaTCAGCTCAGTTCAACTCTAAGCTTCCAAAGGCAGGCACCTATCTTATTCTTCTCTCTACAGTGCCCGGAAGAGTAGTAAGTGTGCAAATTATTGGTTGATTTAGATAGATGGGTAAGATTAGGTCTGGCGTTTGTCAGTTTGTCAGCTGCATTAGTGCAGTTAACCAGAGATTCACATACTTGTTTTTGACCattctagaaaagagaaaaagctagTGGTGGCTGAGACAGTAGAAGAAGTGAAGAAAGAGCCTATTTTGGTGTGTCCACCCTTACGAAGCCGAACATACATACCACCTGAAGATCTCCAGAGGCGTTTGGAATCTTGTGTCAAAGAAATTTTTGGTTCCTCTGTTGGTAACAGTTGGCAGGATGTGTCCCTGGAAGATGGCCTTCTGAAGTTCAGTTTCTTGGCACGTTTAGCTGATGACTTGGGCCATGCAGTGCCCAACTCCAGGCTTCACCAGATGTGCAGGGTCAGAGATGTTCTTGATTTCTATAATGTGTCTATTAGGGATCAATCTAAATTTGATGAGCTTACTGCTAGTAATCTGCCTCCCAATGTAAAAATCACTTGGGGTTACTGAGCAGAAGAGGAGCTCATTAAGATCATTTTGTCCTGAGCAAGGGGGCTGGTTATTAATTAGACTTTTGATACGTTACCATGTGAAATGCTATCAGAACTGTTCTCTAAACCCACTTTTTCTGTGGAAGGATGAATTATCTTTTTCTCATCATGAATTAACAAGtaacaagattttcttttttcacgtTTGCtggaactttgtttttttaatggaatcaaGTCTTTAATCATGTATGAAAATTTCCTTCTTTGGAGGACACTGTAATTAAACTTGGGTTTAAGATACAAGGCTATTATACGTTCACGCATGGTCTTTATTTTTTACGCATAAATTAGTAGATGCAAAAACAGGTTTTAATCCTGTTAGGACTCTTAAACCTAAGGTGGTATTAATTATGTATAGTACATATACAAATAAGGAACCGTAGATATgtataaaagaaatgtaaaaatctaTGTACAGCAAGTTGTTTCTTTCATTGCTTTACTACAAGAgtaaaaatagtagaaaatgaTACTGTTCATTCTAGATTAATCTCTTTTGGAATTAAAGTAAATTTCTTGAAGAgtgttgtgtatttttaaattttttaaaggtgaaatttGTGGGTTGCCTGAAtgtctcagtcgattaagcgtccgactcttgatctcagctcaggtcttgatctcagggttgtgagttcaagccccacgttgagctccaTGCCGAGTgtgaagcctactaaaaaaaaaagtaaaatttgcttTTTTGCCTTATCATTTCCTTAATTTAAGTATTATAAACGAAAGAATATATATGCCAGCTATGAAGtgctgtgatttttcttaaaagagataTGCCAGCTTCTGTATCTAAATGAATATGCTCTTCAAAGGAGATGATGTTTATTTCAAAACCTTTatcttttctgtaactttttaatttattttttttaatttatatttgagagagagagacagcacgcaaGCTGtctgcaaggggcagagagagagagaggaagacacagaatccaaagcaggctctagactctgagctgccagcacagagcccaatgcaggcctcaaactcccaaaccgttagaccgtgacctgagccaaagtcagttggttaactgactgagccacccaggcaccccttttctgtAGCTTTTTAAAAGCAGCTTTGAATACCTATGGGTATCCACTAGGGCGGTAAGTCTTTGCAGACTTTGGTGTACTCAATTTGTGGAAATAACTCAAATAGCAAGTTACCGGACAGTTCTGAATTACAGATGTTAGATGAGGAAGTGATTAAATTAGGGATTATTTTTGTTTAGACTTTAGATAATGGCTAGAGAGTAAtaagaggaagaaggaatttcttatattttacctTGACTACTTACAGTTCTGAAAGAAAAGTGACAGGTTTTAAACAGAGGCAATtgcatgtattttctttcccGGGATGACTACTTTGAAGAGGGCAAAAATCATGTGGGTGTATAAATTCTGGCATATTAGAAAAATTAGTTACATTACAGTCATGCCCAATAAACATCAGCAGATGATCAGGTTTTTAATAACCTGTACATTAAAGAGCTTTTCAGAAGTCTGGAGTATCAGAGTGTCTGGAGCTTAAATATCAGAGCTATTATATACCTTCTATGTGAGAGGGTTTCAGTAtggaaatatttgaattttacataCAGGATTTGATCATTTCATTTCCCCCACAACTTTTATTTCTGATCTGGAGGCAGGAAAATGTATAAAGGGCATGATGGAAGTAATGGATGATAAAGGCGGTTTGAAAAAACAATTGGTTTCAGCTGGAGAACTGTAAAACCAGGCTTCTCATGAATGTAAAGGCAGAAGAAATTACTTCTTTGTAGACTGGAGCTGTGTTTCTCAAAATCCAATGTGCATACAAGTCACTTGgtggtctttttaaaatgcagattcttattCCATAAGTCAAAAGTGGGTCCTGAGCTTCTGTGTATCTAAAAACCTCCTAGGCATTGGTGATAATGTTTTGAGTAACGTCGCCTTAGACCCTAGTATTGAAGTGGGAAAGTTCCAACCCTGAAGCAGCAATCCTGGAAAGTTGAGCTACCAGAAAAGATAAACTGCACATCCATCAATAACTCTAGAGGGCGTCACTGTTCTACAGTCCAACACAATAAACATACCAGAATAATGACCTTAGGTTTTCCTGAAGATTAAGTTAGGTTTGCTAACTTATTCACTTAAGTAACCAAACTTGATATAATTCTAAAAGGttacatttgtaaaaattaagtGATTGCTGTATAGAAGGAGTTGTCCATTAATTTTACTTAGTTGGATCTTTGAATTCCATAAATATACTTACAAAAACCCTGATGATAAAATATTCAGGGTTAATAGAAATAGTCTTGTACAAACAACATGTATTTTAAGCCACATAAGTagacttctccctctcctttttaattttaatgtcatttttctgattataaaagcacattttttaagaaatttgggAAAGACAAAAAATACCATTTCCATTTTACTGCTCAGATAATCACTTAATATActagtacatttttaaatgaaaataaacttttctcctgtattttaaaatttactgtgaCATTGTCCCCCTGCTCCCTTCACTCTATGAgtgtttctacattttaaaagtccTTAATAAATTTGATTAATAATGCATTATTCCATAACTGGATGTTAAGTACAGTAGTCCCTTCTTAACCTTGGGGAGATGCATTTCAAGCCatccagtggatgcctgaaaccctgtatagtactgaaccctatatatactatattttttcctatgcatACAGACCTATGATAGCTTAATTTataattaggcacagtaagagattaacaatgactaataataaaatagaacaattataacaatatgttGTAATAAATGTTATGTGAAGGTGGTCTCTGATGGTATCTTattgtactcacccttcttgtgttgatgtgaaatgataaaatgcctatgtgatgagatgaagtgaggtgaatgatctAGGTGTTGTAATGTAGCATTAGGCTATTATTGACCTGATTTACATCAGAAGGAGGCTTATCTACTTGGAGACTGGGGATGACTGCAGGTAACTCAAACTGTGGAAGGTGAAACTGTAGCtaaggggtaggggtgggaggaCTACTGGAATTATTCAACCAATATTCTATTACTGGATAATTAAATTATTGccagttttttgcttttattcttatcTATTTGTTTTAATCTGGCTTTTTTATAGTTGAGTATTGGTCTGCCATAAAACTCCCTTTTACTCAGAAATGGAAATCATTCCACTGTAAATTTCTTGACTCTGAACCTAGGAATGGGCAACTTGGTCCtgcttccgtgtgtgtgtgtgtgtgtgtgtgtgtgtgtgtgtgtgtgtgtgtctgttttaataaatatttgttaatctcAAGTCATCcttttggcaatattttttttttaattttttttttttttaacgtttatttatttttgagacagagagagacagagcatgaacgggggaggggcagagagagagggagacacagaatgggaagcaggctccaggctctgagccatcagcccagagcccgaagcggggctcgaactcacggaccttgaggttgtgacctgagctgaagtcggatgctcaaccaactgagccacccaggcgccccggcaatatttttttttatgtaagctctacacctaacatggagcttgaacttaaccccaagatcaaaagtcacactctactgactaagccagccaggccctCCTGTCCTACTTCTTCATTTGTAATCCATTAACGTGTGTTCTTGTGTATCTTAAAGTATAAAGTGACAAGTACCTTGAACTCAGTCATACCTGCACATACCTGAGCTTTATCTTATCTGCAGTTActtttctatatcatttttattagtttatttcaCAGTGCAAAAGTTCTCAAGTTTTTACTTGAATGATTTCTAAGTTGTCAAAGTAGTTGGCATaaagtttttataatattcttttattttccttttaatgtctatTGGATCTGCAATGATAAGCCCTCTTTCACTttggtatttgttattttattctttttatttgacCAGTCGGGCTtgtagtttatcaattttgtctgTCTTCTCAAAGAACTAAATTTGtctttgttaatttctttctgttgtttattttccatttcattgataatatgcttttcttatttcctttcttatatttactttgggtttactttcctctttttttctagctttttgagGTAGACTTGGGTCATTGATTTTAGAACTTCTTTTCCAGTATAAGTCACTAAGGtgataaatttcactttttagcTTTAGCTTCATcctacaaatattttcattttacttccattatcattcagtttaaaatattttctaatttctgacttcttccttgaccTGTG
Proteins encoded in this region:
- the MRPL50 gene encoding large ribosomal subunit protein mL50, yielding MAALSVSGVTRRGLTWIVLGAPRREFWSRFRKEKKLVVAETVEEVKKEPILVCPPLRSRTYIPPEDLQRRLESCVKEIFGSSVGNSWQDVSLEDGLLKFSFLARLADDLGHAVPNSRLHQMCRVRDVLDFYNVSIRDQSKFDELTASNLPPNVKITWGY